The nucleotide window CCCGGGGCCGCCCCCGCGCACGTCGACGGCGGCCACGACGCCGTCCTCCGGTGCGAGGACCACGGTGACACCGGTCAGCCAGCCGTCACCGTTGCGCCCCGCGTGCCCGACGCGCAGCCCGGTGACGTCCGTCAGCGCGTTCAGCGGCCCCGTCACCGGCGGCCCCGCCCCGTCCGTCCCCTGACGCACACTCATCCGCTGTCCTCCCCGAGACACCCGCCCCTGCGGCGCGATCCCCTCAAGGTACCGGGCACCCCACGGCGCACAGGGGTCCCCGCGGGCCCAAGGACAGCACCTTCCGGCAGCCATGCCCCGTACGCATCGCGGGGCACCGCAAAGGGCATGACCGATTCCCCGCCAATGCGGCGGGAGACCCGCGCCCGGGACCGGCTGCTCGCCTACGCTGGTGGCCGTGGCTCCCGACACGGCACCTGCGCCCGGCCCCCACGTACCCCCCTGGCTGGCCGACGTGGCCGTGCGGGCCGGCCGGGACAGCGCTCCCGAACTGGAGCGGTACACCTCGCCAGATCCCGCGTCAGGCAGGTCCTCCGCCGTCCTGGTGCTGTTCGGCGCCGGGGAGGACGGGCCCGACCTGCTGTTCCTGCGGCGGTCCGGCGCGCTGCGCGACCACCCCGGGCAGGTGTGCTTCCCCGGCGGCTCCGTGGGCCCGCAGGACCGCGACCCGGTGCACACCGCCCTGCGTGAGACCGCGGAGGAGACCGGTCTCGACCGGGCGGCCATCCACGTCGTCGCCGCGTTGCGCCCGCTGTACCTGGCCTGGAGCGGC belongs to Streptomyces finlayi and includes:
- a CDS encoding NUDIX hydrolase; this translates as MAPDTAPAPGPHVPPWLADVAVRAGRDSAPELERYTSPDPASGRSSAVLVLFGAGEDGPDLLFLRRSGALRDHPGQVCFPGGSVGPQDRDPVHTALRETAEETGLDRAAIHVVAALRPLYLAWSGFSVTPVLGWWEGGTVPVGDGGEIVSVHRVPVRDLADPAGRLRVRMTEGYTGPGFLTGELFLWGFTASLVTWLLRLAGWERPWDATRVEELADAKRRYGGVG